TGTTCTTTCGCACCGGCCACCAATTCTTCTAATTTCATGTATATGTATTTGGCATTCGTATGGGCATGATCACCAGCTACAAAACTATGCACTTGGCCCTCTACCTCTATATAGCTCCACCCAGGATCTTTCTCAACGCCTCTATTACGCATCTGAACTCTTACTCTCTCGACATCCTCCCATCGGCCTACTGCAGCATAAGCATTTGATAAGAAGACATAGCTTCCAGGATGCTTAGGTTCAAGCTCTAAGAGCTTATGAGAGGCTAACtctgccaatttgatatttttatgagCTCTACAAGCGCAAAAAAGTGCTCCCCATATAACAAAATCTGGAGTTATTGGCATGCCTTCAATGAACTTTAGAGCTTGGTTAAGTCGACCAGCCTTGCCTAACAGATCCACAATCAAAGCATAATGTTTCATGGTGGGCTCAATAGAGTAGTCAAGCTTCATGCTGTTGAAGAAGTTAAGCCCAAGATTCACTTTGCCAGAATGTATGCAAGCCATTAGTACAGCAAGAAAGACAACCTCATCTGGCCGAATACCTGCATATAAAGAGTTGTTTAACTCATTGGAACAGTTTCTAAGTTGAATGGAATTATCTTAAGTAGTAAGACAGTAAAAAGCCAGACCTGAATACATCATTTTTCTGAAGCACTGAAGTGCTTCATCAGAACGCCCATGAATTGCCCAACCCCATATCATAACACTCCATGTACGAATATCTCTGTCTTTTGTCTCTTCGAACATCTGACTTGCAGACTCTATACTCCCACATTTTGCAAACATATCAACCAAAGCATTCCCAACTTCTCTGTTTATCTTGAAATTATTAGTTTTGAGATACTCGTATATTCGTAAACCGCCCTCAAGCGCACCAAGATTCGCACAGGCGGAGAGAGCAGAAACAAGAGTAAATTCATTTGGCTTCACACCCTCATCCAACATCCTCGAAAACATAGACAACGCCTTCTCATGATCACCATTATGCGAAAACCCTTTAATCATGGTAGTCCAAGAAACCACATTCTTCTCAGACATCCCATCAAAAACCTCACTCGCCCGCTTCGAATCCCCAGTCCTCATAAACCCATCAAGCAAACTATTCCAAGAAGCAGTATTCCTCTCCGGCATAGCCTGAAATAACCCCAAAGCCTTCCTCATATCCCCAACCTTACAACACCCGTTAATCAACACATTCCACAACAACGTACTCCCTCTATCAAATCTCTGAGGACATTCATCAAACACCTTATGAGCAAACCCCAGTTCCTCAATTTTCACATAAACATCAACCATAGATACCCTTACAAACATATCTAACTCGCACCCACATTTCAAAATCATCCCATGAACAGCTCTACATATCCCTCCTAAGCACAAACTCGCAATAGATTTCAACACGAATGGAAACGTGAGGCGGTCAGGTTTAATGTCAGACCTGAGCATGAGAACAAAATGGGAAATGGCGGATTCAAACAGGGAATTGGCCGTTAGCCCACGAATCAATACGTTGAATAAATACAAGTTTTTGGGGTGGAAATTGTTGAAGAGTGAGAGGGAGTAGGCAATGGATTTGCGTAAAGAAGAGGAAGAGATTAATTGGGTGGAGACGCGGCTACTAGAAGAGAGATTGTGGAGGAGGATTTGGGCGTGGATTTGGTGGAGGTGGAGAATGGTTTTGGAGGAATGGACAAGCGATATGAAGTAGGATTCTATTTGGTTTTGTGAAGGTGCATTGTTCAAGGAACTATATTTTCTTGCAGTGCATAATAGGGTGGTTGGTTTGGCAAGAGCATGCCAagatttcattttgtttttgttattaGATGAAGTGAAAAGCTGCTAATATGTAACCAACAGGTTTCATTAAGGCTTTGTTTGGGAGAGAAGGCATTAAAGTAAAGTACGGGTTTTTAAAGTAAAGTAAAGTACCGTAAGGGACGGTAAAGGAAGGTAAGGGTTGTGCATAACCCTTCCATGTTTGggaaaataataaagtaaatgaagggtttataaaaaaaacagttaaaaataattcaacacCCCAATATGGGGGGTTGGCATATGAGTGTTGAGGGGGGTTGGAAAATATTTTTCAACCcctcaaaacttttaaaaaaaatttgccAAACAGAGGTTGAAATTTTACAACCATTCCCTTCCCTTCCTTTCCTATCTCAACCCCTAATTCAAACAATAAAAGTTCAACTATGAAATGCTTATACTGAAACCTCTTGTTCTTAATTCTTCACTCAACGAAATCCGCCTATCCGCTGATAAATACCCTAGCGAATGCTACCGAAATCATTGCATGATAAAATTAACAATGGAGAAACTCAAACAATATAAATCACTCAATGACCATAATTCCAGACACAATCAGGTGTCCCTTAAAGACCAATTCTCCTCAATTCCTTtatatttacagctttcatatgcCCAAAAATTCACACATTTCATATCATcgccataaaaaaaaaagggttttactattcgccgccccgtTTTACTTAACACCGTCCTTGCAAAACACATTTCTGCCCTTctagcaaaattttaaaaaaaaaaattctctcaacTTATTCGAATACATTCGAACAAGTACGTAAAAAGTCgattaaaatgacggataacgagtaCAATTCGTCGGGTAACGAGCatcgacgttcggaaacaatTTGTTCCAGCTTTTccgagataaaaaataatttttaaattttttttttctatttttccatTTTCCGCCTGAAAAGGGgacgtccggcgtcccctccggaggaGAGGACGCCGGACTTGACCGTCCCCTCCTCAGGAGGGGACAGTGAAGTCCCACGTCCCCTCCTGAAGAGGGGACGAACGACGTCCCCTCCTTAGAATATTTATTTGAGAGAAAGATGACACTGAATTTTCTTattggtgatagatttgcaaaaaatgaaaaatagtcAATTATATGGCACCTCTTAAAAAACGTGCTTAAAATGAaagaacatataaatataatgattttatataaaattaatcctTCTTTTATCATTTGGCTAATGCGATTGGTTGCTTATTTTTCATCTAGTCAAATgcgtgaaattaaattattatttaatttaaataacagattcaaaaaaaaacttaatttaaataattataattttgaatttttctaaaaaaattagaaattgttTATACGATACtctatttttgaaatataattacaaCAATTTTGGCCATGATGGAATAAGCAAATAGTCAAAGAGAAAGCGTTTAAACCGTAAAATCTCACATCAGCTGGAAAAGAAGGAATAGACAAACACGATCGAAGCACTATAAGAGGGACACAAGCCCATACACCCAAGGGATACGCAATCTGAAACGACAACTGCTCACCTTACCAAAAAGTACTTGCGGATCTGGAACTCCGGAATGGATCCCGGAGCCGAAACCCAAAAATTACTCTTATCCTACGGTTCACCCAGATCCTGTGCTCGCATCTGACATCCGGATATATCATTTGCCGTCGTATATGGGAACGTCGGATTTAGGGATGGCAGACGTCGGCAAAGACACTACACGGCAGATGGCAAAAGAGAAAGGCACTCTGCCAGGTGGACCGGGAAGGTTAGCCGGAGACAGTCCCCGAACCCCCATAGCTCCGGGGGCAACCGGGAGATCTAAAATCTTCTTCCAAGGCTCTGGTAGTCCGACATCCACACCGAAGTGGGATTGAACCAAGACTTTTAGGAAGCTATGTACCGCACGATGGACGGGGCAATGAGACGTTTTCGGGAGGAAGTGACCATCATGGTCAAGGAGGCAACCGAATCAATCATATCACAAACACCCAACGAAAAGAACCGAGACGGTGACGGAGGACGAGTGAGCGAAGGAGAGAAGACACCTCGCGGTATTGATGGCCCGGAAGGAAAGGAACCGGAAGTGCTCGAAGTAGGAGACGACGAGAAGGAGGAAGCAGGCACACCGACCCCAAGAAGATCGGAAATAGGAACGGAAAATGTAGACTTGAAGGAGGTACAAAGGCTCATATCGGAAGCAATGTAGAAGACCGTGAATGAAAAGTCAAGAGAAAACGTCTAGACTAGCAGTATGACAGAAGGAAAGTCACCTTTGGTGGCGAGTGTGTTATCCGAGAAGTGGTCGGAGAGACTCAGGATACCTAATTTCGACAACTTTGACGGAACTGGCTGTCTGAAAAGCTATGTCATGAAGTTCTACAACAAGATGATCCTCTTGGATATCACGGACGTGATACTTTGCAAAACTTTCCCAACTACGTTGAGCGACACAGCGCAACGATGGTACAATGGGTTGAAATCCGGATCAATCGCCACTTGGAGGCAGCTGAACCAAGAATTTGTGATAAGATTCTTCACGAACATTCCACCCAAGAAAAGCTCAGAAAAACTCTACATTTGCATGCAAGGCGAGGGAGAGACGCTTCGGGCGTACATCGAAAGATTCAGTAATGAGGCCATGAAGATCgatgtcacgatccaaattattaAGCCGCGACCGGTGCtcgggaatgggagtggtagctccaaaacccgtagcaagcctaatatcactataaatttttcgcaaataaaatatattattatatttaaaacgtttccagAAAACTCATTTAAACGTTGTgtttataaatatcaaaatctcaTATTAGTTTTCTGAAACTAATGCAAAACGATTCGTAGAAACCATggtcttacaaagcgatatccCATATCTAGCactgccctgtttctagtcataatcacGCCCACTTATGGCAATTGGCGTAGgaatcaaacggataaaacaccATCTTTAATATCATTTATAAGTCGTATCAGAGTTTATAACATGAAATACcgtttaaaatcaaattataagtCTTATAATGACACCTACTGATTACTGCTGCTCTATAGAAattcgtactttgtgcaagtccaTAAGACTTCCGACACAAAGaggatggtctgtctgatccgactctgattACCTAAAAACTTcaatggtgaggggtcagtatttggggaaaatACCGAGTGAATTTACGTTTACAGATGGTATTATCATCAAATTCATATAAACATCTAACATACTATAAAATACTTGAATAATAAATTCATAGATCAAATATCAAACAACACACAAACATACGAtctgattgaaaccttaatccaaAGATTCCTAAGAAACCAACTACAGAGTCTAATGAGTTTACTTATAACAACATCTAGACCGGGAACTAAGCCACCGTCTCCACATATCTGTGCTGGGTCTCTGGGCCGGGAACAATGCCACCGTCGCCACAACTTGTAAAAggttcaattaattttattgttttctagATATAAACCCTAGATTGATAGATTTTAGCTTTCATCTATTCGTTCTTGGATTATTTTCAGTATTGTCTCGTCGATTACGATTAGTTAACTTTCGAACCCAGTTTATATCAGTTTCATATtcaatattcaatttaatctcagaataaattctttaattattgctttaagtcttttacttattatgtctagctaaactcttcgttggggattattaattggaattatgattgtttaattgaattggatttatggattttttttcttgatacattttaattattgtgcttaatgcttagcctaaactgatcacttagCCTATGCCATATGTTTTAGTTTTaactcgagagagtaaaattgaaatagaacaatataattaagaacacatgagttaattgtgcgagagtgaattaacgagtgcgtgTTCTTTGGATTCTCTtcataatcatttaattaattaatacttaGGTTAATCATTGAGCGAGAGTGAATGATTAAGCTATTATCAGTTAGTTTTATGTTTTTGCTTGTagttgctcgagagagaattttaggtgcctTCGATTAGTCTGAACCATATCAGAACAATATAATTCATAACTCAAATCAAGCAAACAGCATAACGAAGATTATTAATCCCTACTTTTCTCATTATTATTAAACATCATTTTAATTACAGCTTAGTTTActtacactactagaaaactgtcAATTAGTGAcgaattttagcgacggatttgaaatccgtcgctaaaatcaaatcctcaaaaaaattggcgggattcctcccgccaactttagcgacggaaattccgtcgctaaaatggcgggacaaaccccgccaattttttttcgCTTTTAGCGAAAGATTtcaaaatctgtcgctaaaagtgTTACATTTAGAGACGGTTTtcagaatccgtcgctaaatgcttacttttagcgacggattccaGAATCCGCcgctaaatgcttacttttagcgacggatttcagaatccgtcgctaaaagtattaattctattaaaaaaaacaattatttatttaaaatatatttatttgttaaaaaatatttatttattaataaaatatttattaataaaatatttgtttattaataaaatatttatttattagaaaatatttatttattaaaaaatcaattatgtataaaaaataattatttattaaaaaaataaatatttgtaaaaaaataataatttatataaaataataatttattaaaaaattactatttattaaaaatttattatattagaatgcgATAATAAagtgtaaaagtaataatttgttatttttatttaaaataattattagaaaaataatttattaattatttatttaaaaaataattattttataatgtggTTGTTAATTGCGGGAGTAAATATTCGTtccttttagttatatttaaatacaaGATACATAGATATGTATCAGGAATTTGAGTTGGATAAGATGGAGTTACGCGCAGGGGAACTAGAAGGTTAAAGAGGTTTGACTGAGAGCAATTGAAGGATGGGttacctactgggaagtttgcGAAAATTACCGGAGGATGATGATAGGTTACCTATCGCAGGTGGGTGGGTGACCGTGGGCTgtagattaaataatattttatttttagctttaattaaaaaaattaattttattttttaaaaaaaaaattagtgacggattaaaatccgtcgctaaatccgtcgctaattttttcttCCCGTAGCTAAATGATTTAGCCACCAGAAAtatagcgacggattaaatctgtcgctaattcaTCGCTaaagccatttagcgacggaaaaatatGTCGCTAAATGAcagatttctagtagtgttaaTTTACATTAGTTTAATtctgtcttttaatttaatcaaacaaacaaaattatcttttcgactatccaaatcgagtctcttaactggttgtctttagaagctttctctgtgggtacaaTATCTGGACTTCGATGTCTATATTACAAGTATGGCTACGTATGCTTGCATATTTTTACCAacaccttgatcggtaagaagtgagctgacttggtcaaacggtcaacaaTTACcaaaatcgaatcatacccctgccgagtacgtggtaaaccaaccacaaaatccatggcaatccgctcccacttccactatggagtaggtagtggttgcaaataGCCAAACGGcctctgatgttccaactttacCTCCAGCCAAGTCAAACACTAAACATgcataaagagtatctttaaagaatctaatacgcatttcatgttatgtagaatattttgtgattttatgaaataaaattctgttatttctgcatttttcttgtgtttctgccttttttttattctgtaGAACGATGATTGGTTGCTGAATTATTGAAATGTTAcagtgttttttattttatgttgacattatgttgatatcaactgatttttttaattttaacattgacaaataagataatattgtctgtgaaataaactaaaaaaattaaattaaattaaattgagactagataatgatatggtagcatcggagaagaagacaaataatgaaGTTGAATTACTGTAATATTACAATGTTGacattgtgttgattttcggttgatattttgttgattttagcattggtgaagaagacaataatgatgttaaattattgtaatgttacaatgttgatcttatgttgatattatgttgatatatgttgatatttagttgattttaacattaacgaaaaagaacacattacatgtgaaataaaataaaacatttaaaattgaattgaaaaaattaaaaataagtgtaaaaaaagattgaaaactttaaattagttagtttattatatatgttgattttgtgttgatttcaAGTTAATATCAAAATTGACGAAAAACATcaacagtaaaaaaaaagttaaaatccaaaaaaaaaaatcaaaaagatcaaaaaaattaaaataaaaataaaaataaaatatgtgataaatattaagtgcaggaatataatgatgaaaaaaataatcaaaaat
This region of Mercurialis annua linkage group LG1-X, ddMerAnnu1.2, whole genome shotgun sequence genomic DNA includes:
- the LOC126665844 gene encoding pentatricopeptide repeat-containing protein At1g04840, with amino-acid sequence MKSWHALAKPTTLLCTARKYSSLNNAPSQNQIESYFISLVHSSKTILHLHQIHAQILLHNLSSSSRVSTQLISSSSLRKSIAYSLSLFNNFHPKNLYLFNVLIRGLTANSLFESAISHFVLMLRSDIKPDRLTFPFVLKSIASLCLGGICRAVHGMILKCGCELDMFVRVSMVDVYVKIEELGFAHKVFDECPQRFDRGSTLLWNVLINGCCKVGDMRKALGLFQAMPERNTASWNSLLDGFMRTGDSKRASEVFDGMSEKNVVSWTTMIKGFSHNGDHEKALSMFSRMLDEGVKPNEFTLVSALSACANLGALEGGLRIYEYLKTNNFKINREVGNALVDMFAKCGSIESASQMFEETKDRDIRTWSVMIWGWAIHGRSDEALQCFRKMMYSGIRPDEVVFLAVLMACIHSGKVNLGLNFFNSMKLDYSIEPTMKHYALIVDLLGKAGRLNQALKFIEGMPITPDFVIWGALFCACRAHKNIKLAELASHKLLELEPKHPGSYVFLSNAYAAVGRWEDVERVRVQMRNRGVEKDPGWSYIEVEGQVHSFVAGDHAHTNAKYIYMKLEELVAGAKEQGYMPGTEWVLHNIEEEEKEDALGSHSEKLALAYGLIHISPNMTIRIVKNLRVCGDCHSLMKYASKTEGREIVLRDIKRFHHFKDGVCSCKDYW